The stretch of DNA TAGAATCTAGTGAAACCAGGTTGGAGTTGTTTCTCTTGACtaggcagagagagagagagagagagagacgataGAAACATTTTGAGTATGAATTGGTTCACGGTTATGTGTGTTGGTTGTGTTTCTCTAGTTTCCACGTATAATTGGAACGGATCCAACTAGGCAAATAGAGCCTAATAACTCTTAGTACCATTGATTTGATAACGTAGTAGTGGTTTTCAAAACCGTCTATAAAAACCTTTTGTAACAGGCACTACAGAATCATTGTTGTACGCATATTtagtgtcgtcacacacgagaTGGACCTACATTGCAGTCGTTACTTGGAGCCGATTGATCCCAATGGCGAGAAATCCTTCGTGGCACCGCGCCTCATAGTAGAGCATAGTATGCGAGACCACCCACCTAATTGCCTTCCACACCATACATCCGGCGGGTTTATATAAATGGACTTAAGGGCCCGTTCGTTTATAGCCCGGAATGGTCTGAAATTGTTCTGGGTTTGAAACCATTCAATAAATTATATTGGGTTGGAATTGTTTTGGGCTGTTCCAGACCGAAAAAGCTTAACCGAACGGGCTCTTGGTGGGCCAGGTTTATATTAGATGGGTAAAACAATTCAGCGACAAACCTCATGGACGATGAGCATCTGCTCGGCCCGAAGGCGGGTACAGCATCCGGCCATCGCCTCGCCTGAGCAGCACAGCAGAGTGTTCTTGGGGGGTCAACTAACTAACACGACCTTGCCTTGCCTGCCTGTGAGTCCGTCTTGTTTGTCCTCGATCGTGTCGTATAGGGTGCCCACAAACCCTGTAACTTATACATCAGGTGGCGCTCAGCTCTCAGTCTTGCGATCCTACATACAAGGAAGACTCGGCCGTCTGTGCCGTTACATCGTGCGCATGCACGTCGTGACCGCGCTCTGCGCGATGACTCCGTCTTAGCCGCGCGCTGCGCCTTCGCTCCGCGTGCGTCGTGGCCGCCCGTTGGGCTGAGAACTCGGCAGGCACATGCTTCCGTTATCACAACCCCCCCCCCCGCAGTGACAGCGTCGGGTGGCCCGACGGTGAGACTGGACCGGAAGGTGTTGAACGTCGTAGTTGGCAGGCCCTTCGTCATTACGTCGGCGAACTGCTGATCGGTTGGAACGTGCACGACGCGAAGATCTCCGAACGCGACGCGTTCCCGCACGAAGTGTATGTCAAGCTCGATGTGcttggttcgccgatgatgcacCGGGTTCTTGCTCATGTAGACGGCGGAGATGTTGTCGCAGTACGCGATCGTGGCGCTGGGAACGTCGATGTGGAGTTCGCCGAGGAGTTGTCGTAGCCAAATACACTCGGCCACCGCGTTCGCGACAGCCCTGTATTCGGCCTCCGCGCTCGAACGGGACACCGTGGCCTATCACTTCGACGACCAGGAGACGAGGGCGTTGCCGAGATAGATGCAGTATCCCGACGTGGATCTCCGTGTGTCCGGACAGCCGGCCCAGTCGGCATCCGAGTAGGCGATGATGGTGGGTGTCGACGTCGTTCCACGAAGATAAAGGCCGTAGGTCATGGTTCCCCGGACGTATCGCAGGATCCGCTTGACGATGGCGAGGTGGCTGTCGCGCGGATCATGCATGTGCAGGCACGCTTGTTGAACGGCATAGGCGATGTCAGGCTGCGTGATGGTGAGATACCGCAGTGCCCCGGCGATGCTGCGGTATTCACTCGGATCACGAACTGCAGCCCCGGCGGTGGAGGACAGCTTGGCGTTCGTGTCGATCGAAGTTGCCGCTGGCTTGCAGTTCATCATGCCCGCGCGGTCGAGTAGCTCCTCGGCGTACTTGGTCTGCGACAGGAAGAAGTCGGAGCCGCGACGTCGCACATCAACGCCGAGGAAGAAGTGCAGCGGTCCCATGTCCTTGACGGCGAACTCGGCTTGGAGCTTGGCGATGATGTCCTGAAGAAGCGCGTCGGCACCATGTCGTCGACGTACAGAAGCAGGTACGCTGTCGATGAGCCGCGACGGAGTACGAACAATGAAGAGTCTGATCGAGTTGCGACGAAGCCGATGGTGTGCAAGAACCCCGCGATCCTTGTGAACCAGGCTCGCGGCGCCTACCGCAGCCCATACAGGGACCTGGACAGAAGGCATACGACGTCGGGCTGTGTTGGATCAACAAAGCCGATCGGCTGCTGGCAGAGGACCCGTTCGTCGAGATGACCGTGGAGGAAGGCGTTGGAGACATCAAGCTGTCGGATCGGCCACCGGCGACCTGCGATGAGTGTTAGCACGGTTCGGATGGTCGGCGGTTTCACTACTGGAGTGAAGGTTTCGCCGAAATCAATTTCGGCGCGCTGCGTGAAGCCGCGCACCACCCATCGTGCCTTGTAGCGGTCAAGGCTGCCGTCATGGTTGTATTTGTGCTTGAACACCCACTTGCCGGTGACGATGTTTGCACGGTCCGGGCGTAGAACGAGCCGCCAAGTGTGATTGGCCTGCAAAGCTTCGAATTCTTGCTGCATGGCCGCCTTCCAGTTTGGATCGCGTAGAGCAGCCCGCGCAGACGTGGGGATCGACGAGACTGTTGGTGCAGCTGCCGTCATGGCGTACCGTGGGTTCGGCTTGTGGATGCCGTCCCTGGCGCGGGTCACCATCGGGTGTCGTCGTACTGCAGCAACTGGAGGTGGTGTTGACGAAGCAGTGCCGtccgaggaggacgaggtcgaagATGGCGGTGGTGTGGCGTCGAACCGAGGCGCCGATGGTGTGGGTGATGTAGCTGTGGACGGTGCGGTCGACGTTCGATCCTCCGAGGACGACGTCGAAGAAGACGGCGGTGTGTCGTCAAACCGGGGAGCTAATAGATACCATAAAGAAGAATAGACACAAGTCACGATCTGTATTGTACATCAGGTGACGCTCAGCTCTCAGACTCCCGATCCTACATACAAGAAAGACTTGGCCGTCTGTGCCGTTACATCGTGCGCATGCATGTCGTGACCGCGCTCTGCGCGATGACTCCATCTTGGCCGCGCGCTGCGTCTTCGCTCCGCGTGCGTCGTGGCCGCCCGTTGGGCTGAGAACTCGGCAGGCACATGCTTCCGTTATCACTCTGTCCTTCTTCTACTATATCAAATTCAAGTTTTCCTGGATTTGGCCTGAAATTCTACACAACTTTTCATGTTTTTTCTAGTTCACTTGAGGGTCCACGCGCTTTTAAAGTTGGAGGATTTGAcattttagttcacccaaaaaaccaaaaagtttttaagattctccgtcacattgaatcttacggcacgtgcatgaaacattaaatatagacttagcaaaaactaattacacaatttacctgtaaatcgcaagacgaatttttttgaccctagttagtttatgattgaacaatatttgccacaaacaaacgaaagtgctacggtagcgaaatctaaacacatctaaacaaggcctaactctaACTGAGGACATAATACTCTCTCtgtccatttcaaattataacacGTCTTGGATTTTTTAAGATGCATTTAGATATATATTATGTCTATATAAATAATAAAGGTAATGTACCTATTAAATTCAGAACgtcttacaatttggaacgTTAGGGACTAATAAACGACACCAAACAAGTCCGTTATGATAGTATAATTATTGCTTTGGCATGCAAACTGACACCAACTATGTGAGGCCTCAATGCTGCCCAAAGTTGTTCTATTGTGGAAGGAAAATGAGAAGCTATCTTAAAACGCCAACAAataactatatttttttttaaaattttcacaaCATTTAAGCAGCTAACTACCTAGAGTGAGAGGAGGGAATTGGCTGGATTCCTCTTATGTTATTCCCCCATGGAGATCCGATGTTTATAAGCAATTTTTGGCAAGAATTGTTTACTGGTATAGAAATGATTTTTTGTTCACACTTGTTACTTTTTCCACTGGCGGTTTAACAATATGTATAGACGCCAATAGAAATTGAACCGTgggtccatgcatgcatgactaTACCAAGTACGAACCACCACTGTAAATACATATTTACTAGCAGTTTCCTTAAGTCTATTACtagtagaaatcatgtatttacaCTTGCAGTTCTCTTGGACGCCACCGGTAGGAGTGGGTCGCGTTTATTTTCTATCATATGCATaaagaatttgaaaaattttagagatACATATTTTAGATCGATGAAACAAGAATCAAAACGTTGCTGTATTAAGCACAGGCATGGTCACACCATGGGGTTTTGCGTGACTCGGCTACTGTTTCAGTGCTTCTGATTCTTATGGCGAGCCATAGCTGTGATGTGGCGACTTATTATAATGAGCAACTAAACACACCCATATATTATTAGATGAAGTAGAGACATCGCCACATTAGAAGTCAGGAGGCTTTGGTCTTGCATTTTAAGTTGCCGTGGCAGCATCCACCGGTGAGGCCGAGACATCGAATTAACCTTCATCTTAACGCACCGGTCTCGCTCAAAGGTTAAATTTTCTAACCTTTATATTTAGTACTAATTTTTGTTATGCGTGTGCTAATTTGTGAGGAAAGCATACTTTATTTACTAGCACTGCTAGAATCGTAGATATATACTACATCCCTCTATCTTCATGATGTATATATGCGAAATATAATTTCGCCAAGGCCTAATTTTCCAACAGTACTTCCTTTCACATGTGACACTAGATTCCATTTCCATTATCAAATTGATCGAGCAGTGGTTGCCGGCCTTCCTTTTTCTTTGGCCGTCGCGTTACAAACTCACGCAATACACGCGCACCATGAAGCCACCATTATTGACGATATCGAAACAAACACCCGGTTTCCGCTGGACGCCACCAAGCAAAAAGTGCCAACACAAGGTGTTTTTAGGTGCTTGGACATCACCGCCGATAATCCGGCATATAACCAGGCACACTTTGGCATTGCACGTCGATGATCCCACACATAACAACGAGGACCTCTCATATCGACCATGGCCATGGCTGCCTCCTTCCACCGCGCTCTCAACGGCGGCGAAGCCGCACACACGGAGCTAGTACTACTAGTCCTTTTCATGGTCCTCGCCTTGgcgtcctcctccgcctccgccatTGATGGCAGCGGCAGCAACCTCACCGCCGGGTTCGTCCAAGTGGAGCTCCCGGAGGGCAACTTCGTGGTGCAGAGCCCCTACGACGTGCCGGAGAACCAGCGCTACAGCTACGACAACGTCACCGGCGTGCGCACCTTCTTGGTCTACGCCGGCGACAAGCCCTTCAACACCGTCACCGGCACCAAGCCCCGCACCGAAGTCCGCCTCTCCGTAATAAGCACCCAAACACAACCATGAGTTCACTTCATCATTTCCTTCTCCAATCTCCgtgatgcatatatatatatatatatatatatattgtgtgtgtgtttttttgcACTTGCATCAGGGCCACGACTACTCGTCGGGGGTGTGGCAGTTCGAGGGCTACGGCTACGTGCCGACGGGGACCTCCGGCGCGTCGGTGATGCAGATCCACAACGAGGATGCCGGCGCGAAAGCCACGACGCTGATGCTGCATGTCTACAATGGCACGCTGCAGTACTACAGCGGCGAGGTTGTGGAGGATGGCATCTACGACCGCTGGTTCCGCCTCAACGTGGTGCACGACGTCGGCGCATCCACGGTCGCCGTGTACGTCGACGGCGCGCCGAGGCTGGCTGTCGACGTGACGCCGAGCGCGTCGCACTACTTCAAGTTTGGGGTGTACATGCAGCACCACGACGTGTCGCCGTTGATGGAGTCGCGCTGGAGGAACATCACCGTATACACGAAACCTTACTAATTATTAACTggctactagctagctagacTTCTACTAGTCAGTAGAGCAATCTCTGTATCCTTTTGAGTTGAAATTTAAAACGGGTTCAAATAATATATATAGTGCCGATCGAGCGCTATAGACGTAGGAGCACTCTGTCATTGATCCCTCAAAAAACTCGTAGTGAACAATAATGTTTTTGTCATTGTTTTAGCTGATGAGGAGATTATTGATTTGTTCCATGAGTGTCActtattgagttgcatgcaccgaccagttcaacccaaaagcttaaaCTGATAGGGAGAGGTGgacaattcacttatattccaacaccCCCCCTCACGTGGAGGCTCTCTCAGGCCTCAGACGTGGAATAAGAGCGAGCAACAATACTCCCCCTCACGTGGAGGCAACAATACTCCCCTCACGTGGAGGCTCCCTCAGGCCTCACACGTGGAATAGGAACGAGcaacaattattttatttaattgcgCTAATCAGGATTCGAACTCGAGACCTCTGACTTTGATAccatattgagttgcatgcaccaaACAGTTTAACCTAAAAGCTTAAACTATGATGGAGAGATGGACAATTTACTTATATTCCAACATCACTATTCTGCGGCTGTAGCTATCGAAGCAGGGCAGCCTTAGATTGCTGCTGGAACTGGAATCAGGAAAAATAATCGAGGCTGGCAGGCGCGTCATGGACTCATGGTATCTGGTGACGAGgagattatttttttatattttgtaGGAGATTTGTGTTTGTTATATACCTATATCATTATCATCTTCGCAAAAAAAAGCCTATCTTTGTCACGGACCTTTTGTTTTGTAAACTTTTTGGCCGATGCATCCTCGTCAGGGCATGATTGAAACTGGAAAAAGTTCATCCTTGTGTAAAAATGTTATATATAAACTTCCTAAGTCGTTTTTTACCAAACGTATCTTGACTAGAGTTACCAATGCTTGTGTTGGGAAATATATTTGCAGTAGATAGTCCGCGTACCCACAACTTTTTGGGGTATTGCATGCAAATGATTAAGGTCTTAATTAGttacacccaaaatccaaaaagatttcAAGGTTtgctatcatatcgaatcttacgacacatgcatgaagcacaaaatatagataaaaaataattaattaattgcacagtttacaagacgaatcttttttaAACCTAGTAAGTCCATAGTTTaaaaataattactaaatataaacgaaagtgctacaatatctaaaaacttttcacccagtgaactaaacaatggcCATCAAGAGTCTAAACGGGTCCATTGAAACCAATGGCCATCCGTTTTGGTCATGAtttgaaaccaatggctccgtTTGGAGTATATGTGATTGGACCCGTTAGCTCAATGGACCCGTTTGGACTAACACGGGCGGGTTTTAACCCGTGCCCTCAAATTCATTTCAACAGGAAGTCAAACTCAGAAGCTAGAGGACTCAAGAGTCACAACCACTTAGCTACGAACCCTTTTGCAATGAGTTTTTTTTAACAATGTATACGTAATATAACAATTTTATTCAGATGTCCACTGAAACACATTTTATTACAGCAATCATCTTATTGAATGTTGCAGCAGTGATATACATATGGATTTCATTGACTGCAACAGTGCAATTACTTATACATATTCAGCAACCTTACGTGTGTCCATGTATCATCCCATTATATTGAGGCGTAGGCCATAATAGTAGCTCTTGCATCAGCAGACACGCTGCTCAGAATGGTGTTGAGCCAGTCTTTAGCGATGTAGTGGTAAGGCGCCTCGGTGAGGTGAACACCGTCCCAGAAGAGGCTTTTGGATGGATACTCACACACCGTCGCAGCATCGTCGCCACAGGCCACTGACAGGTTGTAGTGGTACCTCCCACTCCCTCCGCAGCAAGCCGTAAGAACGTCTCTTTCCAGCCCGAATTGCTCAGGCGACATGACCATCTCCGTGACGTGGTTGAAGAGGTCGGTGTGGACGACGGCCACGTCGGGGTGCTCCGCCCGGAGCTCGCTCGTCGACGGCGTCGCGCAGCAGCGAGTTGTGGAGCGTCGCGATCTCGTTGGGCTCCTTGAGACACCCGGTGACGGCGTCGTACTCCgacgcgtcggcgtcggcgaagGTGACCAGGACCGGCGGCGCG from Sorghum bicolor cultivar BTx623 chromosome 8, Sorghum_bicolor_NCBIv3, whole genome shotgun sequence encodes:
- the LOC8073488 gene encoding citrate-binding protein; the encoded protein is MAMAASFHRALNGGEAAHTELVLLVLFMVLALASSSASAIDGSGSNLTAGFVQVELPEGNFVVQSPYDVPENQRYSYDNVTGVRTFLVYAGDKPFNTVTGTKPRTEVRLSGHDYSSGVWQFEGYGYVPTGTSGASVMQIHNEDAGAKATTLMLHVYNGTLQYYSGEVVEDGIYDRWFRLNVVHDVGASTVAVYVDGAPRLAVDVTPSASHYFKFGVYMQHHDVSPLMESRWRNITVYTKPY